One Stigmatopora nigra isolate UIUO_SnigA chromosome 1, RoL_Snig_1.1, whole genome shotgun sequence DNA segment encodes these proteins:
- the sox18 gene encoding transcription factor Sox-18, with protein MNLSEPSLSQGPLLHPAQVPLVSTPWASRTPSPASDLEMGFEQKLSRDCSSPNDNGTRRAMSRCLPTEAGQCPDQVGCPGNGKGLGGEQRIRRPMNAFMVWAKDERKRLALQNPDLHNAVLSKMLGQAWKALNSTEKRPFVEEAERLRLQHLQDHPNYKYRPRRKKTTKKLKRVEPGLLLHSLAQTHGLCPAMVPLSGENGPVNAPYGHAPHHHHSHNLLPSLGHFRDLQAPGHHDLESYGLPTPEMSPLDVLENGAGESVFFPQHAQEDAGIGGWNSYHHPHHHNPHYSHPYGNHHNPMHSVPQSQSPGVNILGAGRNPRMAPVESNIVSSSSRMNPAHTAGRHIALRSPMKCPPTPHDSVSYPQSSISLHETVKPHQGSLQVSYYGQMYSNAAPNFTTTHLGQLSPPPETSPSSCSSFIPHVRIAEPSNSDSVGHLGSSSAEFWSEVDRHEMDQYVNSTRNRDEVYGQGGVGSKVLVWRGNADRDGSSEEGVSPLISALSDASSAVYYSACITG; from the exons ATGAATTTATCTGAACCCAGTTTGTCCCAGGGGCCTCTACTGCATCCTGCCCAGGTGCCACTTGTGAGCACGCCGTGGGCCTCGAGGACCCCAAGTCCCGCTTCTGACCTTGAAATGGGTTTCGAGCAGAAGTTATCACGAGACTGCAGCTCTCCTAATGATAATGGCACCAGAAGAGCAATGTCTAGGTGCCTTCCCACAGAAGCTGGCCAGTGTCCTGATCAGGTGGGATGCCCTGGAAACGGAAAAGGTTTGGGGGGCGAGCAGAGGATCCGAAGGCCCATGAATGCCTTCATGGTGTGGGCAAAAGATGAGAGGAAACGACTCGCCTTGCAAAACCCAGACCTTCACAATGCCGTGCTCAGTAAGATGCTTG GTCAGGCGTGGAAGGCGTTAAATTCAACAGAAAAGCGTCCTTTTGTTGAGGAAGCAGAGCGCCTGCGCCTTCAGCACCTTCAAGATCACCCAAACTACAAATACCGCCCTCGCCGCAAAAAGACCACAAAGAAACTCAAGCGTGTGGAGCCTGGGCTTTTGCTTCACAGTCTAGCCCAAACCCATGGCCTGTGTCCTGCCATGGTCCCACTGAGTGGGGAAAACGGCCCTGTAAACGCTCCTTATGGACAtgcaccacaccaccaccactccCACAACTTGCTGCCTTCTCTGGGCCACTTCAGAGACCTCCAGGCACCGGGACACCACGATCTGGAGAGCTACGGCCTGCCCACGCCTGAGATGTCTCCTCTGGATGTTCTGGAAAATGGCGCTGGAGAATCAGTTTTCTTTCCCCAGCATGCACAGGAAGATGCAGGAATAGGCGGCTGGAACTCCTATCACCACCCTCACCACCATAACCCACATTACAGCCATCCCTATGGAAACCACCACAACCCTATGCATAGTGTCCCTCAGAGCCAAAGTCCTGGAGTGAACATTTTGGGTGCTGGGCGGAATCCGAGAATGGCTCCGGTTGAATCGAACATTGTCTCGAGCAGTTCTCGGATGAATCCAGCACACACAGCAGGCCGCCATATTGCCTTGAGGAGTCCTATGAAATGCCCCCCAACGCCACATGACTCAGTGTCCTATCCACAGTCTTCAATCAGCCTCCATGAGACAGTCAAACCCCACCAAGGCTCCCTTCAGGTCAGCTACTATGGTCAAATGTACAGCAATGCAGCGCCCAACTTCACTACGACTCACCTGGGCCAACTTTCGCCTCCCCCTGAGACCTCGCCCAGTTCTTGCTCATCCTTCATCCCCCATGTACGTATAGCAGAACCATCCAATTCAGACTCAGTGGGTCATTTGGGGTCTTCTTCCGCTGAATTCTGGTCTGAGGTGGACAGGCATGAAATGGATCAGTATGTTAATAGCACAAGAAACCGAGACGAGGTCTATGGACAAGGTGGGGTCGGGTCCAAAGTCCTGGTCTGGCGTGGTAACGCTGATAGAGATGGAAGCAGTGAAGAAGGAGTCAGTCCTCTTATATCTGCGCTTTCTGATGCTAGCAGTGCTGTCTATTATAGTGCCTGTATCACTGGTTAA